TTAAGTATCTTTCATACCCAAGGATGTGATATAAGTAAtacttgaagaaaaaaaagaatgtGGTATAAGTAATGATTAATGAAATGTGTTGACAATCATGATGTTTTAGGTTTAAATTTTAATGGTAGATAAAAATAATACTAGGCgactttattttcattttttaaaattttaatgcaCAGAGTTATCCGATATCTATGAGCAAATTGATTAGCACACCACCATTAATATATGTGTTAGTGTTAAAACAGTGGACAAAGTTTAATTCAATTCCAAAAACTCAGGAAGATACATATGTTAAAGGAGACGGTAATTCATTGGACACCAATAAAAAACAAAGACAATTGAATCTCAACTCCAACGAGTTGATATTTGCTTAAATGTGAAAACATTGTTAAGTAAATTTGCTTATTTAGTGAAGTGTGCATTTGAAGCACAAACCTTCCAAAAAAACATTTCATTGCCCGTTCCCGTCAAATGCATGTCAGAAAAGCATATTTTGTCAGGGTATTTCAATTTGTAGCAATCGGTTCTGGTGTGATGCCAACAAGATAAGTTAGAATCTCGGTGTTCGAGTCTTGGCCACAAATCCTCTTTGTTGATGcatcaaaatcaaatcaaatattCTACCTTTCCATATTTCAAGTTCCTTGTGACAACTGAGAAGTACATAGAGCTCTAGCAAGTTAACAGGACCCCGCAAAATTTAATTGTTGTTCCGACAAAATGGGGCTATTCCAGGGCAAAATATGTACTCCTCCCGAGTATCCTCAAAACGGAAAAAATTTAAACAACAGTTGAAGAGTGAAAAAAGTTAAACGAGCTTATAACTTATGGCTTCTGAACTTATGACTTTTGATTTAAAAATATGTgcgtaaaatatttttttatcttATCCAAACACTACAAAATGATTAAAcgttattttggcttaaaagtacccaaaattcattttttttaaacaacCCTATATCTATATTGGATTATCATTCATACCTTTGATTTTGCAGGTCCGTTAGTTAACGGTAATTTCGAGACACCTCCATCAGGCGGTTTCTCATCTGGAGACGGATTTTCCGACGGGCCCGCCGAAATCCCAAGCTGGAAATCAAACGGCACCGTTGAGCTAGTTGAATCAGGGCAAAAACAGGGTGGAATGATCCTCATAGTACCACAAGGTAGACGCGCAGTTAGGCTCGGTAACGACGCTGAGATAAGCCAAGAGCTTAAAGTAGGAAAAGGCTCAATTTACTCAATCACTTTTAGTGCGGCTCGCACGTGCGCTCAGCTAGAGTCACTTAACGTGTCTGTTCCACCTGCATCACAGACCATTGATCTTCAGACACTGTATAATGTACAGGGCTGGGATTCTTACGCGTGGGCCTTTCAGGCTGAGGAAGATGATGTGCGTGTCGTATTTACTAATCCTGGTATGGAGGATGACCCAACTTGTGGGCCTATTATTGATGATATTGCTATCAAGAAGCTTTTTGCACCAGATAAGTCCAAAGGTAAGGTCACTTCTGTTTCTTTTGTTGGGCCCATTTCCAGCTGTTTAACCTGTTTTGGTCAAAGACTTCATGTTTTAGTCATGAGTAAAAATATTTACTGACGTTGAAACTTATGTCCCATTGTTTGACCGATCATATAGTTAAAAAAAATGAAGACTTTGTAAATATCTGAATAGATATATCGTCATGTGGTCctaagatttttgaaacttgagGTTTTAAATATACGGTTAAATACATCATAATATTCGTATGGTTATATAAGTTTGTTATTAAGAGTAAAATGGAAAGTTTCagttaaattattttcaaatttagAAAGTTGTCATTCTTGTTGGAATGGACAAAAAACAAAATTATATAAACAGGAATGGAGGTTGTATCTATTTTCATTTATTGTTTTCTGTTTAGACAGAAAAGTAGAAACAATTTAGATGATCAACATGGAGCAGAATGTAACATGTAAAGAACTACCAAAAATGCTAACTTGTTTCTTACATTGGCTATTGGAACAGATAATGCAGTACTTAATGGAGACTTTGAAGAAGGTCCATTCATGTTCAGGAATGCTTCCCTCGGCGTTCTGCTTCCGACCAACCTTGACGAGGAAACATCGTCGCTACCTGGTTGGATAGTTGAATCAAATCGAGCTGTTCgatacatagatacatatcacTTCACAGTTCCAGAAGGAAAAAGAGCTATAGAATTGCTTTCAGGAAAAGAAGGCATTATATCCCAGATGGTTGAAACCAAGCCCAACAAGCCATACAGATTGACATTTTTGTTGGGCCATGCAGGAGACTCATGCAAGGAACCACTAGCAATCATGGCCTTTGCTGGTGATCAGGCCCAAAACATCCATTACACTCCCCATTCCAATTCTTCATTTCAGAATGCTAATCTGAACTTCACGGCCAAGGCGGACAGGACACGTGTTGCGTTCTATAGTATCTATTACAATACAAGAAGTGATGATATGAGCTCTCTTTGTGGACCTGTTGTGGATGATGTTAGGGTTCAACTATCAGGGTCTAGCAGAGTCGAGGTTTTGGGGTTTGGGTTTATGTTTTGGTTGGTAATTTTAGTTTTGGTTTAAATTGTTCTGTTCCACTCTTAACATATATGGGTATCCAATGTAGTACTACTGCAGGGAGGTTCAGAATCGGATGCCCCCTgcacatcaaaaaaaaaaaaaatcgtttgaTGTATTAAATTGCAGGTGTATATGCCTTCTCATGTCAATGTAGTATGTCATGGTAATTTTGCAATCAAAATTTGAAAGTGGTTCTAATTTATTAAGGTTCTGTAATCCTGGGCTCCTTTACACTATTATCTTCTGTGGTGCCATGATAAATAGTAATAGTACTAGTACATTTCTATTTGTCACTTGGCTCTGTTTGCAGATTTCAAaccaaaaagaagagaaaagacatcatttcgcTCTGAAATTGGCACGAAAACGCACTTTACTAATTAAACTTAACTTTTAATTATATATCCCCCTTAACAATTtttgtttcaattattttttatCCTAAAAAACTAATACAATTCTTACAATGTGAGGTGTATTACACTCACGCCCCATCATTATCACGTCATTGTCATGTCAAAAATTACCAaatcttcattttttattttattttattattttttctctttcttcttctttctccctaTCTTCACTACACTTGTAGCAACCACCACCGCTGCCACCACCATGACCTCCACTACCATCATAACCTCCACTACCATCATAACGACCGCCTCCTTAAATCAACCCAACTGAAAAATCCCATCTTTATCAAAGATTTTCTTTTATTCATCATATTTTTCCaagttaattaattcctaatcaatTATTAAAATTCCtaaatcatcaccatcatcttaAAAAAATTGGACGAACTgccttttaaattttattttattttcgttTTTGATGTGAAGCACTACAACTGAAAGAAAAAAGCAAGTTCAAAATGGATGCAAGAATCAGCTAGCAACAGGGATCCAAttaccaccaccatcatctctcCACCAAATTTCATCCAATTTCTTTTCAAATTAGTCTCactcacactttttttttaaaggccACTAGGCTTTTTATCACCTAGggcttattttattaatttaataaAGCAACAAAACAGAGATAGTCTGAAACAAAGcaaaaaagacaaaacaaaatGTAAAAACAAAATGAGCTAGCATGAATTAGAAAGTGTAGGCCAGGTATATCAATGGTCAGATCGGCCCTTCGTCGTAGATGCCTGTGTCGTCGCCGGTGGAGCTTCCATCTTTGTCCTCTTGATTGATTCCATCCTTGTGTTGCACATGACTCTGGTTTGTTACTTTTCCTCATCTTTGAATTCTAGCTTTTGTGCTTCCATTTTCGTTGTGTTCTGTGATGTGTCGGAACAGATTCATCTTGTTGTTGCTCCGATCTTGTAGTTGGTATGGTTCCTTATAGATGTTGTTGTGTATTTCTATGAATTGATCGATTATCCTGATTGAAATTTTATTTATTCCCATTTTGCCCCGAATGTTTTGTTCCTTTCGTACTTGCATCGCAACTGCTTGCCTCTGTATTTGTGATCTGCGTCTGTGTATGCTCAAGTTGCACATATTCCCCGCTAATTGCCTTGTTGTATTGGTGCTTGACTTTGTGTAAGAGTTGCCCCTTTCCTGTGGTGCTTGATTTTTCTTCTCTGTAGTGAAATTTGTGTTGTTATCCCATTGTGTGTGGTTTGCTGCAAGTGTAGCTTGGTTCCACAGTACTGAAAATATGAGTAGTAATCCTGCACATGAAACCAACAAGTTagagtaaaataacatcttcattCTCTCCTTCCAAAGAATTTGAGAGTGCTGATGT
Above is a genomic segment from Lycium barbarum isolate Lr01 chromosome 12, ASM1917538v2, whole genome shotgun sequence containing:
- the LOC132622297 gene encoding protein DUF642 L-GALACTONO-1,4-LACTONE-RESPONSIVE GENE 2, with protein sequence MEIAWSSTKCKWVTAFLVLLACSAAGQVEDGPLVNGNFETPPSGGFSSGDGFSDGPAEIPSWKSNGTVELVESGQKQGGMILIVPQGRRAVRLGNDAEISQELKVGKGSIYSITFSAARTCAQLESLNVSVPPASQTIDLQTLYNVQGWDSYAWAFQAEEDDVRVVFTNPGMEDDPTCGPIIDDIAIKKLFAPDKSKDNAVLNGDFEEGPFMFRNASLGVLLPTNLDEETSSLPGWIVESNRAVRYIDTYHFTVPEGKRAIELLSGKEGIISQMVETKPNKPYRLTFLLGHAGDSCKEPLAIMAFAGDQAQNIHYTPHSNSSFQNANLNFTAKADRTRVAFYSIYYNTRSDDMSSLCGPVVDDVRVQLSGSSRVEVLGFGFMFWLVILVLV